The Arthrobacter sp. Marseille-P9274 DNA window GTCGCCCGCATGCTGGCGCGCGACGGGCGCGACGTTCAATTGGTCACGGTAATGTCCGACGACGGCGCTTCCGTCCTGCTGCGCCGGGAGCTGGAAGGCATCGACGTCGTTGCCGGCCCCTCGGGCGCCCCCACGCCGGTCAAGACGAGGATCCGGGCCGGCGGCCAGGCGGTGGCCCGTTTCGACGAAGGCTGCGGCGACGCCCCGGTCCCGGCAGCCACGGAGGAGATGCTCGCCGCGGTGGCCGCGGCGGATGCCGTCATCGTGGCCGACTACGGGCGGGGGCTGGCCGCGAATGCCGACCTGCGCGGGCTGCTCACCGAGCTGGCGGCCACGATCCCCGTGGTCTGGGACCCGCATCCCGCCGGCGCCGACCCCGTCCCCGGCGCCACCGCCGTGACGCCGAACCTGTCCGAGGCGCTCAAGGCCGCGGGGCTATCCGGCCGGGATACCGCAACCGCGGCCCGGGCGGCTGCCGATCTGCGGCGGCGCTGGTCCTGCCGGTCCGTCGTCGTCACCCTCGGCGCCGCGGGCGCGCTGGTGCTCGACGACGGCGGCCTGCCGCAGGCCATCCCCGCGCCGAAGGTCAGCGCGGCCGATCCCTGCGGCGCCGGCGACCGGTTCGCCGCCGCCCTCGCGGTAGGACTGGCCTCCGGTAACGGCGTCGCCCCCGCCGCAGAGCGGGCCGTGCAGGAGGCCGCGTCCTTCCTGGCCGCAGGCGGGGTGGACGCCTTGAACGAGGCTCCGGCGCCGCCGCAGCTGCACGGGGACGGCGACGCGTTCGCCGTCGCCCAGCAGACGCGCGCCGCAGGCGGGACCGTCGTGGCCACCGGCGGCTGCTTCGACCTGCTGCACGCCGGCCACGCCCGCACCCTCGCGGCGGCCCGGTCCCTGGGCGACTGCCTGGTCGTCTGCCTCAATTCGGACGCTTCCGTCAGCCGCCTCAAGGGCGACGAACGCCCGATCATGAACCAGCAGGACCGGGCCGAACTCCTGCTCTCGCTCGAATGCGTGGACGCCGTCCTGGTCTTCGAGGAGCAGACGCCCGAGGCTGCGTTGGAGCGGCTCCGTCCGGATCTCTGGGTCAAGGGCGGGGACTACACGGCGGACCAGCTGCCCGAGGCCAAGCTGCTCGAGTCCTGGGGCGGCCAGACGGTCACCGTTCCCTACTATCCGGCGCGGTCCACCACCAAGCTCGCCGCAGCGCTGGCCAAGGTCGGCTGAACGGCGCCGCATGCAGATCCGTCAACTGAAGGAGGAACATTCATGAACGCAGCAGCAAGCAATCCCGGCCGCGTCCTGGTCACGGGAGGCGGCTCCGGGCTCGGCGCCGCTGTGGTCGAGGCCGTCCGCGCGGCCGGCGGCACCCCGGTGGTGCTGGACCGCGACGTGAGTCGGGTGGCCGGAGCCAAGGCGCTCGAAGTAGACGTGGCGGACCGCGAGGCCGTCACCGCCGCCGTGCGCGAGGCGGCGGAGTCGCTCGACGGACTGGACGCCGTCGTGACCGCCGCGGGGATCGACCGCTGCGGCAGGCTGGAGGACGTGCCGGCGGAGGAATGGGAGAAGGTGATCGGCGTGAACCTGCTCGGCACCGTCTCGGTGGTCCGCGCCGCACTGCCCTATCTGGAGGCGAACCACGGCCGCGTCATCACCGTGGCCTCCTCACTTGGTATCAAGGCCGTCTCCGACGCCACCGCCTACTGCGCGTCGAAATTCGGCGTGGTCGGCTTCAGCCGGGCGCTGGCCGCGGAGACCCGCGGCCGGATCGGGGTCACCACGATGATTCCCGCGGGCATGAAAACGCGCTTCTTCGACGACCGCACCGAGCAATACAAGCCGCAGGACGACTCACGGCTGAACGACCCGGAGCGGGTGGCCGAGGCGATCCTGTTCGCGCTCGGCCAGCCGCGCGGCTGCGAGGTGCGCGAGATGGTTATTTGCCACGAAGAAGAAGACTCGTGGCCCTAAGCTGGGCCAGGTCCGCGTAGACATCCTCTGCGCGGACCTGCTCGGTCAATGCGAACGCGTGCCCGCAGTGCGGCGCGGTCCAGCCCACTTGGGTGACGTCCGCGCCGCACTGCGGGCAGTGTGTTGTCCAGGACAGGTGCACCCGGTGCAGGGTGCGCCCCAGCGGCCCGGCCATGATCAGGTTGCCGACCCAGTAGATTCCCACCGTCGGCGTGCCCACGGCCTGTGCCAGGTGCCGCGGGCCGCTGTCGTTGCCGAGCATGACGTCGCTGGCGCGCAGCACGGCCGACAACTCCGCCAGCGTCAGCCGCCCCGCCGCGGAACGGATGCTGCCGCCGTCGTCCGCGTGTTCGCGCGCCAGGGCCACGACCTCTTCGGCGAGCGGAACGTCCGAATCGTCGCCGACCAGCAGGACCTGGCTGCCGTCCGCGGCGGCCTGGGCGGCCACGCGGGCAAAGGACGACGCCGGCCAGCGGCGGCGCGGATCGGTGGCGCCGGGGTGGATGGTCACCAGGGAGGGCCGCCCCGGATCCAGCCACTCGGAGGCCAGCTCCTCTTCGTCCGGCAGCGGAGCCAGTTGCGGCTGCAGCGCTGCCGGAGCGGCGCCGGCCAGGCCGACGACCTCCAGGGCACGCAGGACCTCGTGCTGGTAGTAGAGGTACGGAATGGTGCGTTCCAGGGCGGCGGCGTCTTCGGTGCGGGTGCCGACGGTGTGCCGGGCGCCGAGCCGCAGCAGGAAGGGGTTGGAATGGCGGCCGCCGCCGTGCAATTGGACCGCCAGGTCGAACTTCCGGGCGCGCATCCGCTCCATGAAGTCCTCCACGGCTTCCGGATCCTCCGGGCCGGGGCGCACGCCCTCCGCCAAGGGCAGAGGCTCGATCCGGTGCACCGGTCCGGGGCGTCCGCCGAACAGCGCGGCGTGGGCTTCG harbors:
- a CDS encoding glycosyltransferase family 9 protein; protein product: MQHQPRAQRNGTEGDGAKLNGTEVATGGAAFGGERLAPEAAHGLGIGPILERFDGVRRIAVLRGGGLGDVMFAVPAIDALAAAYPEAEITLLGTEAHAALFGGRPGPVHRIEPLPLAEGVRPGPEDPEAVEDFMERMRARKFDLAVQLHGGGRHSNPFLLRLGARHTVGTRTEDAAALERTIPYLYYQHEVLRALEVVGLAGAAPAALQPQLAPLPDEEELASEWLDPGRPSLVTIHPGATDPRRRWPASSFARVAAQAAADGSQVLLVGDDSDVPLAEEVVALAREHADDGGSIRSAAGRLTLAELSAVLRASDVMLGNDSGPRHLAQAVGTPTVGIYWVGNLIMAGPLGRTLHRVHLSWTTHCPQCGADVTQVGWTAPHCGHAFALTEQVRAEDVYADLAQLRATSLLLRGK
- a CDS encoding SDR family oxidoreductase, with the translated sequence MNAAASNPGRVLVTGGGSGLGAAVVEAVRAAGGTPVVLDRDVSRVAGAKALEVDVADREAVTAAVREAAESLDGLDAVVTAAGIDRCGRLEDVPAEEWEKVIGVNLLGTVSVVRAALPYLEANHGRVITVASSLGIKAVSDATAYCASKFGVVGFSRALAAETRGRIGVTTMIPAGMKTRFFDDRTEQYKPQDDSRLNDPERVAEAILFALGQPRGCEVREMVICHEEEDSWP
- the rfaE2 gene encoding D-glycero-beta-D-manno-heptose 1-phosphate adenylyltransferase; translated protein: MRIVVVGDLLLDADVNGEASRLSPDAPVPVVDVAATERRAGGAGLVARMLARDGRDVQLVTVMSDDGASVLLRRELEGIDVVAGPSGAPTPVKTRIRAGGQAVARFDEGCGDAPVPAATEEMLAAVAAADAVIVADYGRGLAANADLRGLLTELAATIPVVWDPHPAGADPVPGATAVTPNLSEALKAAGLSGRDTATAARAAADLRRRWSCRSVVVTLGAAGALVLDDGGLPQAIPAPKVSAADPCGAGDRFAAALAVGLASGNGVAPAAERAVQEAASFLAAGGVDALNEAPAPPQLHGDGDAFAVAQQTRAAGGTVVATGGCFDLLHAGHARTLAAARSLGDCLVVCLNSDASVSRLKGDERPIMNQQDRAELLLSLECVDAVLVFEEQTPEAALERLRPDLWVKGGDYTADQLPEAKLLESWGGQTVTVPYYPARSTTKLAAALAKVG